The genomic stretch ATTGAAAATGCAAAAAGGAAGTTAGAAGAAAAGAACCTTGATTATATTGTTGCAAATGATACTTCGAATATTGGGGGTTATTACGGTAAAATTGTACTAATCGATAGGAATGGTATTTTAGGTGAATTTGAAGGAGATAAAGAAAGTATAGCAGAATTTGTGCTTTCTAAGATATTTAAATTTTAATTTAAGGAGGTTAAAGATGGTTAGAAATGAAAAAAAGAGATTCGTAACAACTGAGTCAGTTGCTGAAGGTCATCCAGACAAACTTGCAGACCAAATTTCAGACAAAATTTTAGACGAAATAATAAAGCAAGATCCTCAAGGGCGTGTTGCCTGCGAAACCTATGTTACCCATGGTCTTATTATTGTGGGCGGAGAAATCACAACTCACGCATGGGTTGATATATCAGAAATTACGCGTGAAACCGTGAAAGAGGTGGGTTATACTTCTCCAAGGTATGGCTTTGATTATAGGACTTGCGCAGTCCTTAATGCGGTTGGAAGGCAATCTCCTGACATTGCTCGTGGTGTTGATAGAGGCGGTGCAGGAGACCAGGGTATTATGTATGGCTATGCAATTGATGAAACACCTCAACTTATGCCTCTTCCCATTGTTTTAGCGCACGGTCTCACACAAAGACTAGCAAATGTTAGAAAATCAGGCGAACCTAAAAATCTTGCACCATATTTAGGACCCGATGGTAAAGCACAGGTCACTCTTAAATACGAAGAAGGTAAAGCAATAGAGGTAACAGATGTTGTAATCTCAACACAACACACAGAAGAACTATTAGACCCAAAAACTGACGAGATGAGCGATGAGGCAAGACATATCATTATAGAGCATATTGCAAAACAGGTTATCCCGCCACATCTTCTTACACCAAATACACGATATCATATAAACCCAACAGGTAAATTTGTGGTTGGTGGTCCTCAATCCGATACAGGAATGACAGGGAGAAAACTTGAAGTTGACACATACGGCGGTCTTGCTCCTCATGGTGGTGGCGCCTTCTCGGGTAAAGACCCGACAAAAGTTGATAGATCTGCAACTTATATGATGCGTTATCTTGCTAAGAATGTAGTAAAAGCAGGCATTGCAAAAGAGTGCCTCATACAGGTTGCTTATGTCATTGGGGAAACCCAGCCTGTCTCATTTATGGTTGATACCTTTGGTACAGGCATTGTTCCTGATTCAGAAATTGAAAAAGCGCTCATTAAACTTGTTGACCTTTCTCCACTTGGCATCATAAAACACCTTGACTTAAGGCGTCCCATTTTCCAGAAAACTGCTTCCTACGGACACTTTGGCCGTGAAGAGCCAGAATTTACCTGGGAGAAAACAGATTTAGTCGATGCGCTTAAAACCGAACTAAAAATATAAATGAGTAAGTTCTTGGGGGTCGCAATAGAAGATGCATATCTTCCTTACGATTTGCTCTTCTATGAGGCCCCCGATTCTTTAGAAGTAAATATTGGATCAAGAGTCTTAGTCCCCTTAGGTAAAAATAATAAGCCAAAACTTGCATATGTCTTAACAATATCTAATGAATTGCCGGACTCTGTAAAAAGTGAAGAAATAAAAAGTATAATTGAAGTTGTTGAAAAAAACCTCTTTTCTTTAAGTATTGCCTTACTTTTTCGATTTGTATCGCAAACATTCCTTATCCCTATACATAGCCTTTTAAATAAAATTTACGGGACATATACCGAAGGAGAGTTAACCCCTATTATAAAAGTTGTGGATCCTTATGCTTTATCAAATTTTAAAAATTCGTTACATTCAGAAAAAAGAAAATTGATTTGTGATATTCTTATTGAAAATTCCAACATTACGCTTGAAAGATTAAAGCAAAAATCAAAAACAAAAATTGAATATCTAAAGAATTTTTTGAGAGAGCTTGAAAAGAAAAATCTCGTTGGACTTTCGTATAAGATTCCATACTCTTCAAATAAACTGCTTACGATTGACAATTTTGAGTTATTTGAGAATATAATTCATAAAAAGGGCACAAAAAAGTCAGTGAGGGATTTATTACTTAGAATTCAAAAGAACAATGCCCTTCATTACAATGACGCAATATATAAGATTAGAGATGGGCTTGCGATAGTAGAAGAACTTTTGAAAGAGGGCGTTATAAAAGAGGTTGAGGAAAGTAATGCCGAACCTAAATTAAACACTTCAGCAAAAAGGCTTATTATTGATGGGGGAAGTTTAAAAGAAAGAATTTCTTACATTTCGAAAATTCTAAAAAATGATCTTAATGAAAATGGTGTTGCACTGATTATAGTTAACGAAAATTCTCTTGTAAGAATTTTAAGCGAATTGTATAAGGAAGAATTCCCAGGGGTTGTTTTTGGAAGTGTTAACAAGGAAAAAAATGAAATCAAAAGGCAGTTGCGATTAGGCAAGCGCATAATAATTTCTACACCTTTTTCTCTTTTTGTGGATATTCCCAACCTTCAATTCCTGATAGTTGAAGATGCTTCTTCAAAATACCATATTCCTCATGAGTTTCTTCCATTTGACACAAGAATTGTCTCTTACAAGAAAAGCGAACTTGAAAACATTTCTCTTATTCTATCCACCTATTCTCTCGATGATACTATGTATTTTTTTCATAAAGAAAAGAGTTTTGAATTAGTGAATCTGAAAGACCTTAAGAATCAAAATAAAAGGATTATTGATATGCGCAGGGAGGCAAAATCCGAAGCATTATCACCTCTTACATCGTATCTCGAAAGCAAAATAAGAAAAGCACTTTTGGAAGAGAAGAATGTTGCACTTATTCTTAATAGAAAGCCTTATTCCACGCTTATTGTTTGCACAGAGTGCGGGTATGTGCACAGGTGTCCAGTTTGTGAAAGTCCTTTATTTTTTGATAAAGAAAAAAACATCTTATTCTGTTCAACCTGCGGGCATGAGGAAGAGCCTATTGAAAGTTGTCCGCGTTGCGGAAGCCTGTCTCTTCTTTATCTTGGATACGGCATTCAAAAACTGTCTTATTCCTTAAAGTCTTCTTTTAAGGAAGCGAATCTCATTATTATAGAAAGTGGAGAAGAGACCATCTATGATTCAACTAAGTTTAAAAAGACTATTTTCTTAGGCACAGAGGCGATTTTTTCACAT from Caldisericum sp. encodes the following:
- a CDS encoding methionine adenosyltransferase, which codes for MVRNEKKRFVTTESVAEGHPDKLADQISDKILDEIIKQDPQGRVACETYVTHGLIIVGGEITTHAWVDISEITRETVKEVGYTSPRYGFDYRTCAVLNAVGRQSPDIARGVDRGGAGDQGIMYGYAIDETPQLMPLPIVLAHGLTQRLANVRKSGEPKNLAPYLGPDGKAQVTLKYEEGKAIEVTDVVISTQHTEELLDPKTDEMSDEARHIIIEHIAKQVIPPHLLTPNTRYHINPTGKFVVGGPQSDTGMTGRKLEVDTYGGLAPHGGGAFSGKDPTKVDRSATYMMRYLAKNVVKAGIAKECLIQVAYVIGETQPVSFMVDTFGTGIVPDSEIEKALIKLVDLSPLGIIKHLDLRRPIFQKTASYGHFGREEPEFTWEKTDLVDALKTELKI